One window from the genome of Candidatus Hydrogenedentota bacterium encodes:
- the pspC gene encoding envelope stress response membrane protein PspC, producing the protein MDYSTGGSKTLYRSRNGVIFGVCRGLSNYLDAPVFWVRVATVFATFFTGLWPMIGAYVVAALLLKPEPVIPFREDSDQEFYDSYVNSRGMALQRLKRTFDNLERRIRRMENIVTARDYDWEQRLNEK; encoded by the coding sequence ATGGACTACTCAACCGGCGGTTCGAAGACGCTGTACCGTTCGCGCAACGGCGTGATCTTCGGCGTGTGCCGAGGACTTTCAAATTACCTCGATGCGCCCGTGTTCTGGGTGCGCGTGGCGACGGTGTTTGCGACGTTTTTCACGGGCCTGTGGCCTATGATCGGCGCATACGTTGTCGCAGCACTGTTGCTCAAGCCCGAACCGGTCATCCCATTTCGCGAAGACAGCGATCAGGAGTTCTACGATTCGTATGTGAACTCGCGCGGCATGGCGTTGCAGCGGCTGAAGCGAACCTTCGATAACCTTGAGCGGCGGATTCGGAGGATGGAGAATATCGTCACCGCGCGGGATTATGACTGGGAGCAGCGGCTGAACGAAAAGTGA
- a CDS encoding phage-shock protein encodes MNGILGLGIGAAEMAVMIPLVAVTGGILIAVLKIIKGGGSQRNLRETSDETQLIQDIYHGLLKMEERVEALETLLLDREKKGGAQ; translated from the coding sequence ATGAACGGCATTCTGGGGTTAGGAATCGGAGCGGCAGAGATGGCCGTGATGATTCCTCTGGTGGCAGTCACCGGCGGGATCCTCATTGCGGTGTTAAAGATCATTAAGGGCGGGGGAAGCCAGCGCAATCTCCGCGAGACCTCTGATGAGACACAGTTGATTCAGGACATTTATCACGGCCTTCTTAAGATGGAAGAGCGTGTTGAGGCACTGGAGACCTTGCTGTTGGATCGCGAAAAGAAAGGGGGCGCACAGTGA
- a CDS encoding envelope stress response membrane protein PspB, with product METSVAIPIFGILFVTLVTLAALAIPVLVLVIILKAVTSSKRNAGLQEDEARIMQEIYQSLGRMEERIEALETLVLDPKDKVSVEE from the coding sequence ATGGAAACTTCGGTCGCCATCCCGATTTTCGGGATTCTTTTCGTAACACTGGTGACGCTGGCGGCATTAGCGATTCCTGTGCTCGTGCTCGTCATCATTCTGAAGGCCGTGACCAGCAGCAAGCGGAATGCGGGACTTCAAGAAGATGAGGCGCGAATCATGCAGGAGATCTACCAGAGTCTTGGCCGCATGGAAGAACGCATTGAAGCGCTTGAAACGCTGGTGCTGGACCCGAAGGACAAGGTGTCCGTAGAAGAGTAA
- the pspA gene encoding phage shock protein PspA: protein MGIFTRVRDIISSNINAMLDKAEDPEKLVKLMIREMEDTLVEVKASCAGAMATKKKIERELEDVRKRETEWSGKAQLAVDKGREDLAREALIERRRYRERAEAIERERVQCDELVSQYQSDILQLEEKLAAAREKQRMLVQRHVHAQRKRQAQIDIRKVETSDALARFDTFENRIERMEAEADLVNYGAKNSLEAEFLKLADDQDIEKQLAELKAKSQGGTPQN, encoded by the coding sequence ATGGGTATCTTCACGCGCGTACGGGACATCATCAGCTCGAACATCAACGCCATGCTTGACAAGGCGGAAGATCCGGAGAAGCTGGTGAAGCTGATGATCCGCGAGATGGAGGACACGCTCGTCGAGGTCAAGGCCTCGTGCGCGGGCGCGATGGCCACAAAGAAGAAGATTGAGCGCGAGCTTGAGGACGTCAGGAAGCGCGAGACCGAATGGAGCGGCAAGGCCCAGCTTGCAGTGGACAAAGGCCGTGAGGATTTGGCCCGCGAAGCGTTGATTGAACGCCGCCGCTACCGCGAACGCGCTGAGGCCATCGAACGGGAACGCGTTCAGTGCGACGAATTGGTGAGCCAGTACCAGAGTGATATACTGCAGCTTGAGGAAAAGCTTGCCGCGGCGCGCGAGAAACAGCGGATGCTGGTGCAGCGACACGTTCATGCTCAGCGGAAACGCCAGGCTCAAATCGACATTCGCAAGGTGGAAACGAGCGACGCGCTCGCGCGGTTCGACACGTTCGAGAATCGCATCGAGCGGATGGAAGCCGAAGCGGACCTCGTGAACTACGGCGCGAAGAATTCGCTCGAGGCGGAGTTTCTCAAGTTGGCTGACGACCAGGACATTGAGAAGCAGTTGGCCGAGCTCAAGGCGAAGTCGCAGGGCGGCACTCCTCAGAACTAA
- a CDS encoding PilZ domain-containing protein: MMREETSRGEGRRFVRLPFASTVQYRYGAQDTGSATLLNVGRGGVCVRMGRYLRPGTRALVNVPSVQLDGRSVELKTELVWCRPADEPHEFEAGLRIVFDEPDAISGASELIHRALLDAGAEPRRVNERMVWSLARVRAPQGGRESRSVESPTSAFLEDPEGVALAATA, from the coding sequence ATGATGCGCGAAGAGACAAGCAGAGGGGAAGGCAGACGGTTCGTCCGGTTGCCCTTTGCGAGTACCGTGCAGTACCGGTACGGCGCCCAGGACACGGGTTCGGCCACGTTGCTGAATGTCGGTCGTGGTGGCGTCTGCGTCCGCATGGGGCGGTATCTGCGCCCTGGCACGCGTGCGTTGGTCAACGTTCCGAGCGTCCAGCTTGATGGACGGTCCGTCGAATTGAAGACCGAACTGGTCTGGTGCCGGCCGGCAGACGAACCGCATGAGTTCGAAGCCGGGTTGCGCATCGTATTCGACGAGCCGGATGCCATCTCTGGAGCGTCCGAGTTGATACACCGGGCGCTCTTGGATGCGGGTGCCGAACCCCGTCGGGTCAACGAACGGATGGTGTGGAGTCTGGCGCGCGTGAGAGCGCCGCAGGGCGGACGTGAGTCGCGTTCTGTGGAAAGCCCGACTTCGGCCTTCCTCGAAGATCCGGAAGGCGTTGCGCTGGCAGCCACAGCGTAA
- a CDS encoding PspC domain-containing protein, translated as MTRYYDGVRTGLYRSRDGVLCGVCQGLADYFDLSAFWLRVIVLIAFLATGFFPVGIGYIIMALMMKPRPAYSYY; from the coding sequence ATGACAAGGTATTACGACGGTGTGCGAACAGGCTTGTATCGGTCGCGCGACGGCGTTCTGTGCGGCGTGTGCCAAGGGCTGGCGGACTACTTCGATTTGTCGGCGTTCTGGCTGCGCGTCATCGTGCTCATCGCGTTTCTCGCCACCGGGTTCTTTCCGGTTGGCATTGGCTACATCATCATGGCGCTCATGATGAAGCCGCGCCCCGCGTACTCCTATTACTAG
- a CDS encoding PspA/IM30 family protein yields MGIFTRARDIISANINCMLDKAEDPEKLLSMMMREMEDTLIEVKASCAGAMAARRKIEREQDAVRARANEWEGKAKIAINKGRDDLAREALVERRRFMDRVEVLDRELAECEALLEQYQSDIAELEAKLEAVREKQRVLVQRHIRAVHRRRAQLDIRRVDTSDAFARFEHVEQSIDRLEAEAELINFGRKPSLSARIDALADDEDIETELQRLKGTTGVASS; encoded by the coding sequence ATGGGAATCTTCACACGGGCGCGAGACATCATCAGCGCAAACATCAATTGCATGCTCGATAAGGCGGAGGATCCCGAGAAACTCCTGTCGATGATGATGCGAGAGATGGAAGACACCCTGATCGAGGTGAAGGCTTCGTGTGCGGGGGCCATGGCCGCCCGGCGCAAGATCGAGCGCGAGCAGGACGCCGTACGTGCGCGCGCAAATGAGTGGGAAGGCAAGGCGAAAATCGCTATCAACAAGGGCCGCGACGACCTGGCGCGCGAAGCGCTTGTGGAGCGCCGGCGTTTCATGGACCGCGTCGAGGTGCTCGACCGGGAACTGGCGGAGTGCGAAGCCCTTCTTGAGCAGTACCAATCGGACATTGCCGAGTTGGAAGCCAAACTGGAGGCCGTAAGAGAAAAGCAGCGCGTCCTGGTTCAACGGCACATTCGCGCGGTGCATCGCAGGCGCGCGCAGCTCGACATCCGCCGCGTGGACACGTCGGACGCGTTTGCCCGGTTCGAGCATGTCGAACAGAGCATCGACCGTCTCGAAGCCGAAGCGGAACTCATCAATTTCGGGCGTAAGCCCAGTTTGAGCGCGCGGATTGACGCGCTGGCGGATGACGAAGACATCGAAACGGAATTGCAGCGATTGAAGGGGACGACTGGAGTCGCCTCTTCGTAA
- a CDS encoding PilZ domain-containing protein: protein MEIWITRRRYRRVRFQGKARYQVARETGGHALIHDVDQGGLCLRVESPLPQGQRIVLEVEGPGANSGSIEFLGTVAWCTPTARGYLAGIRVYEDDADVRTALTELVCEGLKRRWSARVMRDRNFRYVEYGRRAAAPAPEASSVWKHLTPRGAWKPAAAVNLGF, encoded by the coding sequence ATGGAAATCTGGATCACGAGACGCAGGTACCGCCGCGTGCGGTTCCAAGGCAAAGCGCGGTATCAAGTGGCGCGCGAGACAGGTGGCCACGCCCTGATCCACGACGTGGACCAAGGGGGGTTGTGCCTGAGGGTGGAAAGCCCCCTTCCGCAGGGTCAACGGATCGTGCTCGAAGTGGAAGGCCCCGGCGCAAATTCCGGGTCGATCGAGTTCCTGGGAACCGTGGCATGGTGTACGCCCACCGCGCGGGGATACCTTGCCGGCATTCGGGTGTACGAAGACGATGCCGACGTGCGGACAGCACTCACGGAGTTGGTGTGCGAGGGCCTGAAGCGCCGGTGGAGCGCGCGGGTGATGCGTGATCGCAACTTCCGGTACGTCGAATACGGGCGTCGCGCCGCAGCCCCTGCGCCGGAAGCGTCGAGCGTCTGGAAACATCTGACGCCGCGCGGCGCGTGGAAACCTGCGGCTGCGGTGAACTTGGGATTCTAA